CCTCATGGATGGTCTtttgatgatttatttgttgagCCTTTTCTTTAATTGACTTAGGCAGAAGACGGAGTCTCTGTTGCAAGAAGGAAACCATTTGTAACATTTGTCTTAGGTAATAACAGTATAATAAGCTGCTTATCTGTTTTATCATTACTGAACGTATGTTTGATAACCAAATTGATGATCTTGCTGTGATAATGTGAAGTTTTGTTCCTTTAGTTAGCCTTGTTATGTTTGTGAAATTGAAGGATGATATTGTGTTCATTCTATAAAGTCATGTTTGGTTAGGTTGTTACAAATTTCATTTGCTCAAATGAAGTCAAACACGTGTATATTTTCACGGACATACACATCATTACATCTTATTCCGTTCCTTATCATTAAGGATAATTTCTAGAAAATCTACATGCACCAAGCATCCCTAAGTGTTTTCCGTGATCATGGACCATGATTGTTTCTAGTTGTCTTAATGcttaaatttcatatattgaGCTACCCGAACATGAATATAGCgcatatctctctctctctctttctcatttGTTGATATCTAGttgtcaattttatattacGATACTTCGTTAAATAGCACAGTTTTGGCTGTTCACAATCCACTTCAACACCCGGACGGATGAATctgatatatttatattacagGTGGTCCGGGGAGTGGGAAAGGCACTCAATGTACAAGGATTGTTAATACCTTCGGGTTTACCCACTTGAGCGTTGGGGATCTGTTGAGGAAAGAAATCTATTCTGATAGTGAAAATGGGTAAGAACCTTAATATGCACGTTGTTTATAACATGGATATCTTACTCGATGCAACTTCTATACTGCATTTGCAGTTCCATGATTCTTGATACAATCAAGGAAGGGAAAATTGTTTCCTCAGAAGTGACCGTTAAACTGATAAAAAACGCCATCGAAGCAAGTGAAAACAGTAGAATTCTTGTTGATGGCTTTCCAAGAAGTGAAGAGAATCGAATAGCGTATGAGCGAGTTGTAAGTAGTCAGTCTTGaactttgtttttcttttcaactCCTGTCAACAATTTGTGATATTCTCCTTTCACACTCTGCATCCATATGATTGCTATGTTTGTAGGTTGGGGTTGAACCAGACATTGTCCTTTTTTTCGATTGTACTAAAGAAGAAATGGTGAAACGAGTGCTAAACCGCAATGAGGTGCTTTCTGCGTATCTAGTTTCTCCTGTCATTTACTTATTCTCTTCTTTCCCATACTGTCAACAAATGAATTTTAACGTGCAGGGGCGAATTGATGATAATATTGATACAGTCAAGGAAAGGTTAACCGTGTTTTCAGAACTCAACCTTCCCGTGATCAAGCATTACTCCGAGAAAGGGAAACTTCACAAGGTATCGCTTGCTATACTGGTCACAGCTAATTACTGTAATTTCTGTCGTTGGGAAAAAACGTTCCATTCGATAACCCTCTAGAATCTATCgaatttaaaaacttttaaCAACTTGCAGATTGATGGTACGGGAACAGaagatgaaatatttgaaagaGTTCTCCCCGTTTTTGCTGCATTGAGGTATCCAATTTTCTGTAGTTTTTCACTGAAAAATATGTTACTTCACTGGCCTTTTTGATAGCCTAAGAAATGTTAGAAATCACTGGCTTTGTTTGAAATCTGGTGAGACGATTCGTTTCAGCACGAGATTTAGGAAATTTGTGTTTAGTGAGTAAGTGGGGGGTGAATAAATGAAGCAGATAAGTGAAAGAGATAATAAACTAGGGGACAGAATAATATGTAAGAGATTAAAAGTGTTGAATTTTACCGAAAGATGACTTAGATGAATGACTCCCTTATCTCGGGATGCCCAAAACAGGAAAACGACTCAGTTACAGTGGACGGGGAGTACATGATAACTTGGTTCCTTTATGTTGGTTTGGCcaactttcaattttcattccTAGTAAATCATCATGAGACATTGGACATTccttttcattaatttatttttctaattgttAAACTTATAATATTCTCTTCATTGTCAGGTGatccaaaacaagaaaaacttGGAGAAGATGACAACTCTAAACATTGaccaattaaacacaataaTTTGGTATACTAAACATCTGGTGGtagagtaaaattttaaaagtctAGAGGGGTGTTTTAGCCTTGGctttttcttgcttttccAGATATACATGTACATGTACTTGTACATACATAAATATGATGTTGCT
The genomic region above belongs to Salvia hispanica cultivar TCC Black 2014 chromosome 3, UniMelb_Shisp_WGS_1.0, whole genome shotgun sequence and contains:
- the LOC125212347 gene encoding UMP-CMP kinase-like → MKNGRLVDAQDFRQTLIEGKRCRNGRCKQLTHGPQPVYLSLSGLRKESQMWRRVVSLSPLLSSSKSRRLNQVQVAYGFNASQVFSTQVLNPAEDGVSVARRKPFVTFVLGGPGSGKGTQCTRIVNTFGFTHLSVGDLLRKEIYSDSENGSMILDTIKEGKIVSSEVTVKLIKNAIEASENSRILVDGFPRSEENRIAYERVVGVEPDIVLFFDCTKEEMVKRVLNRNEGRIDDNIDTVKERLTVFSELNLPVIKHYSEKGKLHKIDGTGTEDEIFERVLPVFAALR